A single region of the Triticum dicoccoides isolate Atlit2015 ecotype Zavitan chromosome 2B, WEW_v2.0, whole genome shotgun sequence genome encodes:
- the LOC119364268 gene encoding fibrillin protein 5 homolog, with protein sequence MAASLLSPSAHCHCITTPTRGTGTPLPSPRCHPPAPLRRPRPRGAVLVARGAAVPPEQSLTPQYQTLGDAKAALYQALEGIDRGIFGITSAKRSQIHALVELLESRNPTPNPTDKLHDKVDGCWRLIYSTISILGKRRTKLGLRDFISLGDFLQIIDVKEEKAVSVIKFSARALKIFSGQLAIEASYTITTKTRVGIKLESSTITPDQLMNIFQKNYDMLLAIFNPEGWLEITYVDESLRIGRDDKANIFVLEKTDPSQV encoded by the exons ATGGCagcctccctcctctctccctcggcTCACTGCCACTGCATTACCACGCCCACCAGGGGAACCGGAACGCCGCTGCCTTCCCCGCGGTGCCACCCACCAGCTCCGCTGCGCCGGCCGCGGCCGCGGGGCGCGGTGCTGGTGGCGAGAGGCGCCGCGGTGCCTCCCGAGCAAAGCTTGACGCCTCAGTACCAGACGCTGGGCGACGCCAAGGCTGCGCTGTACCAAGCTCTGGAAG GTATCGACAGAGGAATATTTGGCATAACCTCCGCGAAAAGGTCCCAGATTCATGCTCTGGTGGAGCTCTTGGAGTCCCGGAATCCTACACCGAATCCCACCGACAAATTGCACGACAAG GTGGACGGCTGCTGGAGGCTCATCTACAGCACGATTTCGATTCTGGGAAAAAGGAGAACCAAGCTGGGCCTGCGAGATTTCATTAGCCTCGGGGATTTCCTCCAGATAATCGATGTCAAGGAG GAAAAGGCGGTGAGTGTCATAAAGTTCAGCGCAAGAGCATTGAAGATATTCTCAGGCCAACTTGCTATTGAAGCATCCTACACTATCACTACAAAAACA AGAGTGGGTATCAAGCTTGAGAGTTCAACAATCACCCCAGATCAG TTGATGAATATCTTCCAGAAGAACTACGACATGCTCCTTGCCATATTCAACCCAGAAGGTTGGCTCGAGATAAC ATATGTTGACGAATCTCTACGGATCGGCAGAGATGACAAGGCAAACATCTTTGTTCTAGAGAAAACAGACCCATCTCAAGTGTAA